The Babylonia areolata isolate BAREFJ2019XMU chromosome 32, ASM4173473v1, whole genome shotgun sequence genome window below encodes:
- the LOC143276499 gene encoding 26S proteasome complex subunit SEM1-like: protein MSDQPKPDLGLLEEDDEFEEFPAEDWAQEEEDEADVNVWEDNWDDDNVEDDFSKQLKVELEKQGKNPDGSEPMKS from the exons atgtcggACCAACCGAAGCCAGACCTGGGTCTTCTTGAAGAAGATGACGAATTTGAAGAGTTTCCTGCTGAAG ACTGGgcgcaggaggaggaagatgaagcaGATGTCAATGTGTGGGAGGATAACTGGGATGATGACAATGTAGAGGACGATTTCTCTAAACAGCTCAA GGTGGAGCTGGAGAAGCAAGGCAAGAACCCTGACGGCTCAGAGCCCATGAAGTCCTAG